A genome region from Brooklawnia propionicigenes includes the following:
- a CDS encoding citrate synthase — protein sequence MSDSVRISGLETDFEAPVVVPTEGSSGIDISKLLSETGYTTYDDGLANTASTMSAITYIDGDAGVLRYRGYPIEQLAKESTFLETAYLVIYGELPTAAELATWEDRIRRKTMVDERMREFFKMFPRRSHPMPVLASGLMMLSTYSFDSVDYTPEAIEKATERLIAKVPTLAAYGYKNSRGEAMLYPDNSLSYIENFLRMSFAYPTEPYEFHDEITRALDVLLILHADHEQNCSTSTVRLIGSSGANIYASVAGGVNALSGPLHGGANQAVVEMLSAIKESGISVKEYVQQVKDKKAGIKLMGFGHRIYKNYDPRAAIIKEHADKVMSLKAGRRDLLKLAQELEHAALEDDYFTERKLYPNVDFYSGLIYEAMGFPKEMFTVLFAIGRLPGWIAQWRELVTNPKRKIGRPRQIYIGEGERDYVPLGDR from the coding sequence GTGAGCGATTCCGTGCGTATCAGCGGCCTGGAAACCGATTTCGAGGCACCTGTCGTGGTGCCGACCGAGGGTTCTTCGGGTATCGACATCAGCAAGCTGCTGTCGGAAACAGGCTATACGACCTATGACGATGGGCTGGCGAACACCGCTTCGACGATGTCCGCCATCACCTATATCGACGGGGACGCCGGAGTCTTGCGCTACCGCGGGTATCCGATCGAGCAGCTGGCCAAGGAGTCGACCTTCTTGGAGACCGCCTATCTGGTGATCTACGGCGAGTTGCCGACCGCCGCCGAGTTGGCCACCTGGGAAGACCGGATCCGCCGCAAGACCATGGTGGACGAAAGGATGCGGGAGTTCTTCAAGATGTTCCCGCGCCGCTCGCACCCGATGCCGGTGCTGGCCAGCGGCCTGATGATGCTGTCCACCTACAGCTTCGACTCGGTCGACTACACCCCGGAGGCGATCGAGAAGGCCACCGAAAGGCTGATCGCGAAGGTCCCGACGCTGGCCGCCTACGGCTACAAGAATTCGCGGGGCGAAGCCATGCTGTATCCGGACAATTCGCTCAGCTATATCGAGAACTTCCTGCGAATGAGCTTCGCCTATCCGACCGAACCCTATGAGTTCCACGACGAGATCACCCGGGCTTTGGATGTGCTGTTGATCCTGCACGCCGATCACGAGCAGAACTGCTCCACCTCGACGGTTCGCCTGATCGGTTCATCGGGCGCGAACATCTATGCCTCGGTGGCCGGTGGCGTGAACGCGCTGTCCGGGCCACTGCACGGTGGCGCCAATCAGGCTGTAGTGGAGATGCTCTCGGCGATCAAGGAGTCCGGGATCTCGGTCAAGGAGTACGTGCAGCAGGTCAAGGACAAGAAGGCCGGAATCAAGCTGATGGGCTTCGGTCATCGCATCTACAAGAACTACGATCCGCGCGCGGCGATCATCAAGGAGCATGCCGACAAGGTGATGAGCCTCAAAGCCGGACGTCGCGACCTGCTGAAGCTCGCCCAGGAGCTGGAGCACGCGGCCCTCGAGGACGACTATTTCACCGAGCGCAAGCTCTACCCGAATGTCGATTTCTATTCGGGGCTCATCTACGAGGCGATGGGTTTCCCAAAGGAGATGTTCACCGTGCTGTTCGCGATCGGGCGGCTGCCCGGCTGGATCGCCCAATGGCGTGAACTGGTGACCAACCCCAAGCGCAAGATCGGTCGTCCGCGCCAGATCTACATCGGCGAGGGCGAGCGAGACTACGTGCCGCTGGGTGACCGCTGA
- a CDS encoding GNAT family N-acetyltransferase — protein sequence MPVAIRNARPADMAVVNAIYNAQGIDTTASYGYEPLGEAYWLGWLDDQYAAGRPCLVAEIDGQVVGFAYYAPFRGKQGWALTVENSVYVDARMQGGGVGRALMAALIQQARADGRHVMVACIDAANQISQDFHARLGFELMGVLPGGGRKFGRWLNAAFWIKQLD from the coding sequence ATGCCGGTTGCCATCCGCAATGCCCGCCCCGCCGATATGGCAGTGGTGAATGCGATCTACAACGCTCAGGGCATCGACACCACAGCCAGCTACGGCTACGAGCCGCTCGGCGAGGCCTACTGGCTCGGCTGGCTCGACGATCAGTATGCCGCCGGGCGGCCCTGCCTGGTGGCCGAAATCGACGGCCAGGTCGTGGGCTTCGCCTACTACGCACCGTTCCGCGGCAAGCAGGGATGGGCGCTCACCGTCGAGAACTCGGTCTATGTGGACGCGCGGATGCAAGGCGGCGGCGTCGGGCGTGCGCTGATGGCTGCGCTGATCCAGCAGGCACGCGCCGATGGCAGGCATGTCATGGTCGCCTGCATCGACGCCGCGAATCAGATCTCCCAGGATTTCCATGCCCGTCTCGGATTCGAGTTGATGGGCGTGCTGCCCGGAGGCGGACGCAAATTCGGCCGCTGGCTGAATGCCGCTTTCTGGATCAAGCAGCTGGATTGA
- the scpA gene encoding methylmalonyl-CoA mutase: MNALPRFDQVELGTPAVAADAQTTFDAILNAEGPIDWTTPEQIDVKHLYGSDVYESMDHLHTFPGMPPFLRGPYSTMYTSRPWTIRQYAGFSTAAESNAFYRRNLAAGQKGLSIAFDLATHRGYDSDHPRVAGDVGMAGVAVDSILDMRQLFDGIPLDQMSVSMTMNGAVLPILALYVVAAEEQGVKPAQLAGTIQNDILKEFMVRNTYIYPPAPSMRIISDIFAFTSANMPKFNSISISGYHMQEAGATADIEMAYTLADGVEYIRAGESVGLKVDQFAPRLSFFWAIGTNFFMEVAKMRAARMLWARLVRQFGPQNPKSMSLRTHSQTSGWSLTAQDVYNNVVRTCVEAMAATQGHTQSLHTNALDEAIALPTDFSARIARNTQLFLQQESGTCRSVDLWAGSAYVESLTQQLARKGWSLIQEVEQAGGMTKAIEAGIPKMRIEEAAARTQARIDSGRQPIIGVNKYVLDQEDPLDVLKIDNREVRAQQIAKLEKLRAERDTEACKKALEAITWAAANPDPTDPDRNLLKLCIDAGRAGASVGEMSDALEDVFGRYTAQIRTISGVYSKESGKTPAMEETHALVEEFEEVEGRRPRILIAKMGQDGHDRGQKVIATAFADLGFDVDVGPLFQTPEEAARQAIDGDVHVVGVSSLAAGHLTLVPALRKELDKQGRQDIMIVVGGVIPEQDFQELRDDGAVAIYPPGTNIPAAAKDLLKAMLATARDGNA, translated from the coding sequence GTGAACGCCTTGCCTCGTTTCGACCAGGTCGAACTGGGGACCCCAGCAGTAGCTGCGGACGCTCAGACTACCTTCGACGCGATCCTGAACGCGGAGGGCCCCATCGACTGGACCACGCCGGAACAGATCGATGTCAAGCATCTCTATGGCAGTGACGTGTACGAAAGCATGGATCATCTGCATACCTTCCCCGGTATGCCGCCGTTCCTGCGTGGTCCGTATTCGACCATGTACACCTCGCGTCCGTGGACGATCCGTCAGTACGCCGGTTTCTCCACTGCCGCCGAGTCCAATGCCTTCTACCGCCGCAACCTGGCCGCAGGCCAGAAGGGCCTGTCGATCGCATTCGATCTGGCGACCCACCGCGGCTACGACTCGGATCACCCGCGGGTCGCCGGTGACGTCGGTATGGCCGGCGTGGCCGTCGACTCGATCCTCGACATGCGTCAGCTGTTCGACGGCATTCCGCTCGACCAGATGTCGGTGTCGATGACCATGAACGGCGCGGTGCTGCCGATTCTGGCGCTGTATGTGGTGGCCGCCGAGGAGCAGGGCGTCAAGCCCGCGCAACTGGCCGGTACGATCCAGAACGACATTCTCAAAGAGTTCATGGTTCGTAACACCTACATCTACCCGCCGGCGCCGTCGATGCGGATCATCTCGGACATCTTCGCGTTCACCAGCGCAAACATGCCGAAGTTCAACTCGATTTCGATCTCCGGCTACCACATGCAGGAAGCCGGTGCGACCGCCGACATCGAGATGGCCTACACGCTGGCCGACGGTGTGGAGTACATCCGCGCCGGCGAGTCTGTTGGCCTGAAGGTCGACCAGTTCGCTCCGCGGCTGTCGTTCTTCTGGGCGATCGGCACGAACTTCTTCATGGAAGTGGCGAAGATGCGTGCGGCCCGTATGCTGTGGGCTCGCCTGGTCCGCCAGTTCGGCCCGCAGAACCCGAAGTCGATGAGCCTGCGCACCCACTCGCAGACCTCCGGTTGGTCGCTGACCGCCCAGGATGTCTATAACAACGTGGTGCGTACCTGCGTGGAGGCCATGGCCGCCACCCAGGGCCACACCCAGTCGCTGCACACCAACGCACTGGACGAGGCCATCGCACTGCCGACCGACTTCTCGGCCCGCATCGCCCGTAACACCCAGCTGTTCTTGCAGCAGGAGTCGGGCACCTGCCGCAGCGTCGATCTGTGGGCAGGTTCGGCCTATGTCGAGTCGCTGACCCAGCAGCTGGCCCGCAAGGGCTGGTCGCTGATCCAGGAGGTCGAGCAGGCCGGTGGCATGACCAAGGCCATCGAAGCCGGCATCCCGAAGATGCGTATCGAGGAAGCCGCCGCGCGTACTCAGGCACGTATCGATTCGGGTCGTCAGCCGATCATCGGTGTCAACAAGTACGTCTTGGATCAAGAAGATCCGCTCGACGTGCTGAAGATCGACAACCGTGAGGTGCGGGCGCAGCAGATCGCCAAGCTCGAGAAGCTGCGCGCCGAACGCGACACCGAGGCGTGCAAGAAGGCCCTGGAGGCCATCACCTGGGCGGCCGCGAATCCCGATCCGACCGATCCCGATCGCAACCTGCTGAAGCTGTGCATCGACGCAGGTCGCGCCGGTGCTTCGGTGGGTGAGATGTCGGACGCCCTGGAAGACGTCTTCGGACGCTACACCGCTCAGATCCGCACGATCTCCGGTGTGTACTCGAAGGAATCCGGAAAGACTCCAGCCATGGAAGAGACTCACGCTCTCGTCGAAGAGTTCGAAGAGGTCGAAGGACGCCGTCCGCGTATCCTGATCGCCAAGATGGGTCAGGACGGTCACGACCGAGGCCAGAAGGTGATCGCAACCGCCTTCGCCGATCTCGGCTTCGACGTCGACGTAGGCCCGCTGTTCCAGACGCCTGAGGAGGCTGCTCGTCAGGCGATCGATGGGGACGTGCACGTCGTGGGCGTGTCCTCGCTGGCTGCCGGTCACCTGACTCTGGTTCCTGCATTGCGCAAGGAACTCGACAAGCAGGGTCGTCAAGACATCATGATCGTGGTCGGTGGCGTCATCCCCGAACAGGACTTCCAGGAGCTGCGTGATGATGGTGCGGTGGCGATTTACCCGCCGGGCACCAACATTCCCGCTGCTGCCAAGGATCTGCTGAAGGCGATGTTGGCCACGGCCCGGGACGGTAATGCCTAG
- a CDS encoding NAD(P)-dependent oxidoreductase: MSDSTKQIGFVGATGLMGHGLAKNLLLKGYPLAYTMRNRAPEGLDELGATRAADNAELGHTSDVIVICVTSAADVEQVVTQILTDPKPGLLILDASTSEPSTTYRLAELAAGKGAKFADIPLTRGPAEAEAGTVNVLVGADDELFAEVEPIVSCFADNIYRCGGVGAGHIIKLANNTAFQAALTILAEGFSVCVKSGVDPAKLIEVLGGGGFANGGTLNIMGESLKGNFDTLRFQLDNARKDVRYFSRLAADLCVPTVVGDGVHEALEIASAQGFGGEFCAALTKSQAKLNNITIQAGGQA, from the coding sequence GTGAGCGATAGCACCAAGCAGATCGGATTCGTGGGGGCTACCGGCCTGATGGGCCATGGGCTGGCGAAGAATCTGCTGCTCAAGGGATACCCGCTGGCCTACACCATGCGCAATCGGGCTCCCGAGGGGCTCGATGAACTGGGCGCGACCCGCGCGGCCGACAATGCCGAATTGGGCCATACCAGCGACGTAATCGTGATCTGCGTCACGTCCGCCGCCGACGTCGAGCAGGTGGTCACCCAGATCCTCACTGACCCGAAGCCGGGGCTGCTGATCCTGGACGCCTCCACCTCCGAGCCGTCGACCACCTACCGGCTGGCTGAACTGGCTGCCGGCAAGGGCGCCAAGTTCGCCGACATCCCGCTGACCCGTGGGCCAGCCGAGGCAGAGGCGGGCACCGTCAACGTGCTCGTCGGTGCCGACGACGAACTCTTCGCCGAGGTCGAGCCGATCGTGTCCTGTTTCGCCGACAACATCTACCGCTGCGGTGGGGTAGGCGCCGGCCACATCATCAAGCTCGCCAACAACACCGCCTTCCAGGCCGCCCTGACCATCTTGGCCGAGGGCTTCTCGGTCTGCGTGAAGTCGGGCGTCGACCCGGCCAAGCTGATCGAGGTGCTCGGCGGCGGTGGCTTCGCCAACGGCGGCACCCTGAACATCATGGGCGAATCGCTGAAGGGAAACTTCGACACCTTGAGGTTCCAGCTGGACAACGCCCGCAAGGACGTCCGCTATTTCTCGCGGCTGGCTGCTGATCTGTGCGTGCCGACCGTGGTGGGCGACGGGGTCCACGAGGCTCTCGAGATCGCCAGCGCGCAAGGCTTCGGTGGCGAGTTCTGCGCGGCTCTCACGAAGTCGCAGGCCAAGCTGAACAACATCACGATTCAGGCGGGCGGGCAGGCCTGA
- a CDS encoding phosphoribosyltransferase, translated as MTTAYHADSSQLEDKEILTWEGFGEGTRQLAQRITDSGFEPEVIIAVARGGMIPAGALTYALGVKLTDAINVEFYTDVAETLPDPILLAPMLDTDSIRGRKLLLVDDVVDSGRTLALVLKLLRGFGADVRSAVIYSKPTTIVQPDFVWKHTDNWIVFPWSAQPPVNPAA; from the coding sequence ATGACGACGGCCTACCATGCGGACTCCAGCCAGCTCGAAGACAAGGAAATCCTCACCTGGGAGGGCTTCGGTGAAGGCACCAGACAACTCGCCCAGCGGATCACCGACTCGGGCTTCGAGCCGGAGGTCATCATCGCGGTGGCCCGCGGCGGGATGATCCCGGCCGGCGCCCTCACCTACGCTCTGGGCGTCAAACTCACCGATGCCATCAACGTCGAGTTCTACACCGATGTCGCTGAGACCCTGCCGGACCCGATCCTGCTGGCCCCGATGCTCGACACGGACTCGATTCGTGGCCGCAAGCTCCTGTTGGTGGACGACGTCGTCGATTCCGGACGCACCCTCGCGCTCGTGCTGAAACTGCTGCGCGGGTTCGGCGCCGATGTGCGCAGCGCAGTCATCTACTCCAAGCCGACCACCATCGTCCAGCCCGACTTCGTCTGGAAGCACACCGACAACTGGATCGTCTTCCCGTGGTCGGCGCAACCCCCGGTTAACCCAGCCGCCTGA
- the mutA gene encoding methylmalonyl-CoA mutase small subunit — protein MTTPTPPAGASTDVADETPDNLVLAGDFAAPTYDQWAAEVAKVLNKGRPEGKQLSAEQAVERLRFKTVDGIVVEPIYTIDDAIGELGAPASEPFTRGTTVRNGDMDAWDVRALHEDPDPAVTRAAIRTDLERGANSIWLRVDPDAISAADIADDLADVLLELAKIDVSSRTDQQTAADALLAIFEASDKDKSELSLNLGLDPIGVAALNGTTPDLSQLAGYVNRLAEYKKSRAIVVDGTIYHNAGAGDVHEVAWLLASAVEYVRALVEQGVSVDDAFDAINFRVTAAVDELATISRIRALRTAWARVGEVFGVDPAKRGARQHAVTSWREITRDDPYVNILRGTISTFSAAIGGAEAVTVLPFDTVWGLPNDFSRRLARNTQVVLAEESNIGRVNDPAGGAWAIESLTNEIAEAAWAEFQAVEAAGGMVAALAAGHVTEVLADLNAKRSKLVASRKLPVTGVSEFPNPTEAPVTDRTARPEAPVYAGLTWTRNSEVFEQLRDAVAGTDAKVFLACLGTRRDFGGREGFASNYFHIAGLATPNVESADIDEVVKAWQASGTPVACLCSSAKVYGSIGVEAAKALKDAGAARVLLAGNIKELGNVDTAGLIDGTIALGMDVVAGLKDVLNTLGVNK, from the coding sequence ATGACGACACCTACTCCACCAGCAGGCGCGTCAACGGATGTCGCGGACGAAACCCCCGACAACCTCGTTCTCGCCGGTGACTTCGCCGCACCCACCTATGATCAGTGGGCTGCCGAAGTTGCAAAGGTACTGAACAAGGGACGTCCTGAGGGCAAGCAGCTGAGCGCCGAACAGGCGGTCGAGCGGCTACGTTTCAAGACAGTTGACGGCATCGTGGTTGAGCCTATTTACACCATCGATGATGCTATTGGTGAGCTGGGAGCCCCCGCGTCGGAGCCGTTCACGCGTGGGACAACCGTACGCAACGGCGACATGGACGCGTGGGATGTCCGGGCGCTGCATGAGGATCCTGATCCGGCCGTCACTCGCGCGGCCATCCGCACCGACCTGGAGCGCGGCGCCAACAGCATCTGGCTGCGTGTCGATCCGGACGCCATTTCGGCTGCCGACATCGCCGACGATCTGGCTGATGTGCTGCTCGAGCTGGCCAAGATCGACGTGTCGAGCCGTACCGATCAGCAGACGGCAGCCGACGCGCTGCTGGCCATCTTCGAGGCATCCGACAAGGACAAGTCGGAGCTCTCGCTGAACCTGGGCCTCGACCCGATCGGCGTGGCCGCTCTCAACGGCACGACCCCCGACCTCTCCCAGCTTGCCGGCTACGTGAACCGGCTGGCCGAGTACAAGAAGTCGCGAGCCATCGTCGTGGACGGCACCATCTACCACAACGCTGGAGCGGGCGATGTGCACGAGGTCGCCTGGCTGCTGGCCAGCGCCGTCGAGTACGTGCGGGCTCTGGTCGAGCAGGGTGTCAGCGTGGACGACGCCTTCGACGCGATCAACTTCCGCGTCACCGCTGCCGTCGACGAATTGGCGACCATCTCTCGGATCCGCGCGCTGCGCACCGCATGGGCGCGCGTCGGTGAAGTCTTCGGTGTCGACCCCGCCAAGCGCGGTGCCCGTCAGCATGCGGTCACCTCGTGGCGTGAGATCACTCGCGACGATCCCTATGTGAACATCCTGCGTGGCACCATCTCGACCTTCTCCGCCGCCATCGGTGGCGCCGAGGCGGTCACGGTGCTGCCGTTCGACACAGTCTGGGGCCTGCCCAACGACTTCAGCCGTCGCCTCGCCCGCAACACCCAGGTGGTGCTGGCGGAGGAGTCCAATATCGGCCGGGTGAACGATCCTGCCGGTGGCGCGTGGGCCATCGAATCGCTGACCAACGAGATCGCCGAAGCTGCCTGGGCGGAGTTCCAGGCTGTCGAGGCCGCAGGTGGCATGGTGGCGGCGCTGGCCGCCGGTCATGTCACCGAGGTGCTCGCCGATCTCAACGCCAAGCGGAGCAAGCTGGTGGCTTCTCGTAAGCTCCCGGTCACCGGTGTTTCGGAGTTCCCGAACCCGACGGAGGCTCCGGTCACCGACCGCACTGCTCGTCCGGAAGCCCCGGTCTACGCCGGACTGACCTGGACCCGCAATTCGGAGGTCTTCGAGCAGTTGCGCGATGCCGTCGCCGGCACCGACGCGAAGGTCTTCCTGGCTTGCCTGGGAACTCGCCGCGACTTCGGTGGACGCGAAGGCTTCGCGTCCAACTACTTCCACATCGCCGGTCTGGCGACCCCGAATGTGGAAAGCGCCGATATCGACGAGGTCGTCAAGGCCTGGCAGGCGTCCGGTACTCCCGTGGCGTGCCTGTGCTCGTCGGCCAAGGTCTACGGGTCCATCGGAGTTGAGGCCGCGAAGGCCTTGAAGGACGCCGGTGCGGCCAGGGTGCTGCTCGCGGGCAACATCAAGGAACTCGGAAACGTTGATACCGCCGGACTCATCGATGGCACGATCGCCTTGGGCATGGATGTCGTCGCCGGTTTGAAAGATGTCCTGAACACTCTGGGGGTGAACAAGTGA
- a CDS encoding diacylglycerol/lipid kinase family protein, which produces MNHIPVLGRTSPQYAPLPIRVGIVVNPLSNHASSAISEIVRQCRDSNIETPRAYTTSAEDPGEGQARQCVADGADLVIAIGGDGTVREVAEALAGTDVRLGIIALGTGNVLASNLGLTKLSVGQQVATALRGPHTSLDLGQAHMRTTSGEEYTEPFLTMAGIGRDALAVQKTGIIAKKRTGWAAYALTGMVEALRPAIGMDVQLDDCDPVKTRCWTVLAGNTPAVLGGVLVYPGALADDGILEVLQVPLKRPDQWLPVAVKGLTGHDHPVGALRYSSVSRLRVRPHQPLPVQVDGDVVEDVTELDVSVRKRCVQVQLPLSAHTNTGQS; this is translated from the coding sequence ATGAACCACATTCCGGTACTGGGCCGCACGAGTCCCCAGTACGCCCCACTGCCCATCCGCGTCGGGATCGTGGTCAATCCGCTCAGCAATCACGCGAGCAGCGCGATCTCGGAGATCGTCCGTCAGTGCCGCGATTCGAATATCGAGACCCCGCGCGCCTACACGACCAGCGCCGAGGATCCCGGCGAGGGCCAGGCACGTCAGTGTGTCGCCGATGGCGCCGATCTGGTCATCGCGATCGGTGGTGACGGAACCGTCCGCGAGGTCGCCGAGGCGTTGGCCGGAACCGATGTGAGGCTCGGCATCATTGCTCTGGGCACCGGCAATGTGCTCGCGTCCAATCTCGGGCTGACCAAGCTGAGCGTCGGACAGCAGGTCGCGACGGCGTTGCGCGGCCCGCACACCTCGCTCGATCTGGGGCAGGCGCACATGCGCACCACCAGCGGCGAGGAGTACACCGAGCCGTTCCTGACCATGGCCGGCATCGGGCGGGACGCCTTGGCGGTGCAGAAGACCGGGATCATCGCCAAGAAGCGCACCGGTTGGGCCGCCTACGCGCTCACCGGGATGGTGGAGGCGTTGCGTCCGGCCATCGGCATGGACGTTCAGCTCGACGACTGCGATCCGGTGAAGACCCGGTGCTGGACGGTGCTGGCCGGCAACACCCCCGCGGTGCTTGGGGGAGTGCTCGTCTATCCGGGAGCGCTGGCCGACGATGGCATCCTCGAGGTGCTCCAGGTGCCGCTCAAGCGGCCCGATCAGTGGCTGCCGGTCGCGGTCAAGGGACTCACCGGCCATGATCATCCGGTGGGCGCGTTGCGCTACTCGAGCGTCTCGAGGTTGCGCGTCCGGCCGCACCAGCCATTGCCGGTTCAGGTCGACGGCGACGTCGTGGAAGACGTCACCGAACTCGATGTCAGCGTCCGGAAGCGTTGCGTGCAGGTGCAGCTTCCGCTGTCGGCGCACACCAACACCGGCCAAAGCTGA
- the meaB gene encoding methylmalonyl Co-A mutase-associated GTPase MeaB: MPRTIDVATLIDGVKGGDRAALARAITLVESRKPAHRALARELLRELTPLSGNAIRLGLSGVPGAGKSTFIDALGVQLIDEGHKVAVLAVDPSSSVSGGSVLGDRTRMGELAQSDSAFIRPSPTGLHLGGVARATREGMLLVEAAGYDVVIVETVGVGQSEVAVQGMVDTYLILMLARSGDQLQGIKKGILELAHVIAVNKADGDNAGEARVTARELSIAMKLVATDADRRVPVLTCSALHKVGLTEVWQAVLDHREYLESKYGLANYRAAQQVEWMWSQTEAAVMDTLHSTHTMRTLARELETQVRSGHRNAMDASADLLRAFAAEVPQMDWAQPKS; encoded by the coding sequence ATGCCTAGAACAATCGATGTCGCGACACTGATCGATGGTGTCAAGGGTGGTGACCGGGCCGCACTGGCCCGGGCCATCACCCTCGTGGAGTCCCGCAAGCCAGCGCATCGTGCGCTGGCGCGGGAACTCCTGCGTGAGCTCACGCCACTGTCGGGCAATGCCATCCGCCTGGGACTCTCCGGTGTCCCCGGCGCTGGAAAATCCACCTTCATCGATGCGCTGGGCGTCCAGCTGATCGATGAGGGACACAAGGTCGCGGTGCTGGCCGTCGACCCGAGCAGTTCGGTTTCGGGCGGCTCGGTGCTCGGTGACCGGACGCGGATGGGGGAGCTCGCCCAGTCGGACTCGGCGTTCATTCGTCCCTCACCCACCGGACTGCATCTCGGTGGTGTCGCCCGCGCCACCCGCGAGGGCATGTTGCTCGTGGAAGCCGCCGGCTACGACGTCGTCATTGTCGAGACCGTCGGCGTGGGCCAGTCCGAAGTCGCCGTCCAAGGGATGGTCGACACCTATCTGATCTTGATGCTCGCCCGCTCGGGTGACCAGCTGCAGGGCATCAAGAAGGGCATCTTGGAACTCGCCCATGTGATCGCCGTCAACAAGGCCGACGGCGACAACGCCGGCGAGGCCCGGGTCACTGCCCGCGAGCTGTCCATCGCGATGAAGCTCGTCGCCACCGACGCAGACCGCCGCGTCCCAGTGCTGACATGCTCGGCGCTGCACAAGGTCGGGCTGACCGAGGTCTGGCAGGCAGTGCTCGATCATCGTGAGTACTTGGAGTCCAAGTACGGGCTGGCCAACTACCGCGCCGCTCAGCAGGTCGAGTGGATGTGGAGCCAGACCGAGGCTGCCGTGATGGATACGCTGCACAGCACGCATACCATGCGCACCCTGGCGCGTGAGCTGGAGACGCAGGTGCGTTCGGGACACCGGAACGCCATGGACGCGTCCGCCGACCTGTTGCGCGCCTTCGCCGCAGAGGTTCCGCAGATGGATTGGGCACAACCCAAGAGCTGA
- a CDS encoding chloride channel protein, with translation MTAHGWLRIGVAVVAAGLLAGLAASALIWLLDLVQFAAYGVDADSLMLDVEQASAVRRVLAPTIGGLLAGLGWWALARRGDLLSVDDLQAAMPAKTPLLRPLADGVLQTAVVGAGASIGREGAPRLVAAALAARLATRLELDASAARIIVAGAAGAGLAAVYNVPLAGAIFGVALTRQWRSSRTWASCLAMSFMAILVVWSISGNEPSYLLPPASFDLVTAGWAVLAIPLCALTGIGFHLLSAHATSFALRSRLRGAPLWPAWTIAVAGALTGAASMWLPVLPGNGKDILQAAFDASAPMELFVVLLVAKPAATAMYLAAGARGGLLTPALSTGAALGVAAAWGLSLLGIVADPVPFAIIAAGGVLAVTQRAPLFAAVMAWELIRAPIWILPLLLVAAFGSCAVTSGTMKE, from the coding sequence ATGACGGCACACGGTTGGCTTCGGATTGGCGTCGCGGTTGTCGCCGCGGGGCTGCTCGCAGGCCTCGCCGCCAGCGCGCTGATCTGGCTGCTGGACCTCGTGCAGTTCGCCGCCTACGGCGTGGACGCAGACAGCCTGATGCTGGACGTCGAACAGGCATCCGCAGTGCGACGAGTACTGGCCCCGACCATCGGTGGTCTGCTCGCCGGGCTCGGTTGGTGGGCGTTGGCGCGGCGCGGCGATCTACTGAGCGTGGACGACCTGCAGGCCGCGATGCCGGCGAAGACCCCACTGCTGCGTCCCCTGGCCGATGGCGTGTTGCAGACCGCAGTCGTGGGAGCCGGCGCCTCGATCGGACGCGAGGGCGCCCCTCGTCTGGTGGCTGCGGCGCTGGCAGCACGGCTTGCCACCCGACTGGAGTTGGACGCCAGCGCGGCCCGGATCATCGTGGCCGGCGCCGCGGGCGCGGGCCTGGCCGCTGTCTACAACGTGCCCCTGGCCGGCGCCATCTTCGGGGTTGCCTTGACCAGACAGTGGCGCTCATCTCGTACGTGGGCGAGTTGTCTGGCGATGTCGTTCATGGCGATCCTCGTCGTATGGTCAATCAGCGGCAATGAGCCCAGCTATCTCCTCCCACCGGCGTCCTTCGATCTGGTCACCGCGGGCTGGGCAGTGCTCGCGATTCCCCTGTGTGCACTGACCGGCATCGGTTTCCACCTGCTGAGTGCTCACGCGACGAGCTTCGCGCTGCGCTCCCGATTGCGCGGTGCACCACTGTGGCCGGCTTGGACCATCGCGGTGGCCGGAGCCCTCACCGGTGCGGCATCGATGTGGCTGCCGGTGCTGCCGGGCAACGGCAAGGACATTCTGCAAGCAGCATTCGACGCCAGCGCTCCGATGGAGCTGTTCGTGGTTCTGCTGGTGGCCAAACCGGCGGCTACTGCCATGTATCTGGCGGCTGGTGCGCGCGGTGGACTGCTCACGCCGGCGCTTTCCACCGGGGCGGCCCTCGGCGTGGCAGCAGCGTGGGGGCTGTCCTTGCTCGGCATTGTGGCCGATCCGGTCCCGTTTGCGATCATCGCCGCCGGCGGGGTTCTTGCGGTCACCCAGCGGGCCCCGCTCTTCGCCGCGGTGATGGCCTGGGAACTGATTCGTGCACCGATTTGGATACTGCCGCTGCTGTTGGTCGCGGCCTTCGGGTCTTGTGCGGTGACGTCGGGCACAATGAAAGAGTGA